Proteins encoded by one window of Crassostrea angulata isolate pt1a10 chromosome 9, ASM2561291v2, whole genome shotgun sequence:
- the LOC128163011 gene encoding LOW QUALITY PROTEIN: probable phosphatase phospho2 (The sequence of the model RefSeq protein was modified relative to this genomic sequence to represent the inferred CDS: inserted 2 bases in 1 codon), with protein MTSEKILFVFDFDHTVIDDNSNLYCIRLAPGGKIPQEIEETXVSDANSEFIDYILTETGLRNAFYRVYTNPAKYDAEGRLTKEYYHTQDWCDLSIVNLCKGQIVVDHKEKREREGSQFKCVVLVGDGNNEFCPALRLSEKDVVCPRINYRLLKKIQKLKSESEEGNDGLKIQAQVVNWTSGLEIREFFKTLN; from the exons ATGACTTCAGAAAAAATCCTGTTTGTGTTTGACTTTGATCACACGGTGATTGATGATAATAGTAACTTGTATTGTATACGACTGGCTCCCGGCGGGAAGATTCCCCAGGAGATCGAGGAAAC TGTTTCCGATGCGAATTCGGAgtttattgattatattttaacTGAAACTGGTCTTAGAAATGCTTTTTACCGAGTGTATACAAATCCTGCCAAATATGACGCAGAGGGAAGATTGACTAAAGAGTATTACCACACCCAGGACTGGTGTGATCTAAGTATTGTTAACCTGTGTAAGGGTCAAATAGTGGTGGATCATAAAGAAAAACGGGAGCGGGAAGGGTCGCAGTTCAAGTGTGTCGTACTGGTCGGGGACGGAAATAACGAGTTTTGTCCTGCGCTCCGACTGTCGGAAAAAGATGTTGTTTGTCCGAGAATTAACTACAGGCTCTTGAAGAAGATCCAAAAGTTAAAGTCTGAATCAGAGGAAGGAAATGATGGACTGAAAATACAAGCTCAGGTCGTAAACTGGACTTCCGGATTGGAAATTCGAGAGTTTTTTAAAACGCTGAATTGA